One genomic segment of Occultella kanbiaonis includes these proteins:
- the secG gene encoding preprotein translocase subunit SecG: MTIILQVLLVMTSGVLIMTILMHKGKGGGLSDMFGGGMSSSLGSSGVAERNLNRITIGSAVIWGVVVVLLGLIQKFTI, encoded by the coding sequence ATGACCATCATCCTGCAGGTCCTGCTGGTGATGACCAGCGGCGTGCTGATCATGACGATCCTCATGCACAAGGGCAAGGGCGGTGGCCTCTCCGACATGTTCGGCGGTGGCATGTCCTCCAGCCTCGGTTCGTCCGGAGTGGCCGAGCGCAACCTCAATCGGATCACGATCGGCTCCGCCGTGATCTGGGGCGTTGTGGTCGTGCTGTTGGGTCTCATCCAGAAGTTCACGATCTGA
- a CDS encoding phosphoglycerate kinase has product MKTISDLGDLRGKRVLVRSDFNVPLDGTTITDDGRIRAALPTIKTLVDGGAKVVVTAHLGRPKGAPEDKYSLAPVATRLGELLGQEVVLASDTIGPGAQAAVAAASDGDVVLLENIRFDARETSKDDAERGALADDLAALADAYVSDGFGVVHRKQASVYDVATKLPAAVGGLVQTEIEALRRATDDPERPYVVVLGGSKVSDKLGVIANLLGKADRLLIGGGMVFTFLAAQGYSVGKSLLEEDQIETVKGYLATAAEKGVDIVLPTDIIVAPEFKADSPATVVPASEIPDDQIGLDIGPESGAAFAAAIASARTVVWNGPMGVFEFPAFAGGTKAVAQGLVDATAAGAFTIVGGGDSAAAVRQLDFDEAGFSHISTGGGASLEFLEGKVLPGIDVLN; this is encoded by the coding sequence ATGAAGACCATCTCCGACCTCGGCGACCTGCGCGGCAAGCGCGTGCTCGTCCGCTCCGACTTCAACGTGCCGCTGGACGGCACCACGATCACCGACGACGGCCGCATCCGCGCCGCCCTGCCCACCATCAAGACCCTGGTCGACGGCGGAGCGAAGGTCGTCGTGACGGCTCACCTCGGTCGCCCGAAGGGTGCGCCGGAGGACAAGTACTCCCTCGCGCCCGTGGCGACCCGCCTCGGTGAGCTGCTCGGCCAGGAGGTCGTCCTCGCGTCCGACACGATCGGCCCGGGCGCGCAGGCCGCCGTCGCAGCCGCCTCCGACGGTGACGTCGTGCTTCTCGAGAACATCCGGTTCGACGCCCGCGAGACCTCCAAGGACGACGCCGAGCGCGGCGCCCTCGCGGACGACCTCGCCGCGCTGGCGGACGCGTACGTCTCCGACGGGTTCGGCGTGGTGCACCGCAAGCAGGCCAGCGTCTACGACGTCGCGACCAAGCTGCCCGCCGCCGTCGGCGGTCTCGTGCAGACCGAGATCGAGGCACTGCGGCGCGCGACCGACGACCCGGAGCGGCCCTACGTCGTCGTCCTCGGCGGGTCCAAGGTCTCCGACAAGCTCGGCGTGATCGCGAACCTGCTCGGCAAGGCGGACCGCCTCCTCATCGGCGGCGGCATGGTCTTCACCTTCCTCGCCGCCCAGGGGTACAGCGTCGGCAAGTCGCTGCTCGAGGAGGACCAGATCGAAACGGTCAAGGGCTACCTCGCCACGGCCGCCGAGAAGGGCGTGGACATCGTGCTGCCCACGGACATCATCGTGGCGCCCGAGTTCAAGGCGGACTCCCCGGCGACCGTGGTGCCCGCGAGCGAGATCCCCGACGACCAGATCGGTCTGGACATCGGACCCGAGTCCGGTGCCGCGTTCGCCGCGGCGATCGCGTCGGCGAGGACCGTCGTCTGGAACGGCCCGATGGGCGTCTTCGAGTTCCCGGCGTTCGCCGGCGGCACGAAGGCCGTCGCACAGGGCCTCGTCGACGCGACCGCGGCCGGCGCGTTCACGATCGTCGGCGGCGGTGACTCGGCGGCGGCGGTGCGTCAGCTGGACTTCGACGAGGCCGGCTTCAGCCACATCTCCACCGGTGGCGGAGCCTCCCTCGAGTTCCTCGAGGGCAAGGTCCTGCCCGGCATCGACGTTCTCAACTGA
- the whiA gene encoding DNA-binding protein WhiA — protein sequence MSLTAEVKDELARLRVDKMSARKAEVAATLRFAGGLHIISGRIVIEAELDTGIAARRLRQAIHEVFGHTSEVIVVSGGALRRGNRYVVRVVKDGEALARQTGLLDSRGRPVRGLPPHVVNASLGDAVAAWRGAFLAHGSLTEPGRSSALEVTCPGPEAALALVGAARRLGIGAKAREVRGVDRVVIRDGDAIGAMLTRMGAHDAVMAWEERRMRREVRGTANRLANFDDANLRRSAQAAVAAGARVERAFEILGEDVPGHLLKAGRLRLEHKEASLEELGQISDPPLTKDAVAGRIRRLLAMADKKAAEQGIPDTESNLTQDMLDM from the coding sequence ATGTCCCTGACGGCCGAGGTGAAGGATGAGCTGGCCCGGCTCCGCGTGGACAAGATGTCCGCGCGCAAGGCCGAAGTGGCGGCGACCCTGCGGTTCGCCGGCGGTCTGCACATCATCTCCGGGCGGATCGTGATCGAGGCCGAGCTGGACACCGGCATTGCCGCACGCCGGCTCCGGCAGGCCATCCACGAGGTCTTCGGGCACACCAGCGAGGTGATCGTCGTCTCCGGCGGAGCGCTCCGGCGCGGGAACCGGTACGTGGTCCGCGTGGTCAAGGACGGCGAGGCACTCGCCCGGCAGACCGGCCTGCTCGACTCCAGGGGACGACCGGTGCGCGGTCTCCCGCCGCACGTCGTCAACGCGAGTCTCGGCGACGCCGTCGCCGCCTGGCGGGGCGCGTTCCTCGCCCACGGCTCCCTCACCGAGCCCGGCCGTTCCTCGGCCCTCGAGGTGACCTGCCCCGGCCCGGAGGCCGCGCTCGCACTCGTCGGCGCCGCCCGGCGCCTCGGCATCGGCGCGAAGGCCCGGGAGGTCCGCGGCGTTGACCGCGTCGTGATCCGCGACGGGGACGCGATCGGCGCCATGCTCACCCGGATGGGAGCCCATGACGCGGTGATGGCCTGGGAGGAACGGCGGATGCGCCGGGAGGTGCGCGGCACCGCGAACCGGCTCGCCAACTTCGACGACGCGAACCTGCGCCGCTCCGCACAGGCCGCCGTCGCCGCCGGTGCGCGCGTGGAGCGGGCCTTCGAGATCCTCGGTGAGGACGTCCCCGGGCACCTGCTCAAGGCCGGCCGGCTGCGGCTGGAGCACAAGGAGGCGAGCCTGGAGGAACTCGGGCAGATCTCCGACCCGCCGCTGACGAAGGACGCCGTCGCCGGGCGGATCCGCCGGCTCCTGGCGATGGCCGACAAGAAGGCCGCGGAGCAGGGCATCCCGGACACCGAGAGCAACCTGACGCAGGACATGCTCGACATGTGA
- a CDS encoding O-methyltransferase has protein sequence MDIEGWTEVDRYFADRLRPRDHALTEAVAAGSELPQIQVSDLLGGLLGVLARTVSARRVLEVGTLFGFSAIHLARALPLDGRLISLEYSAEHARIARENIERAGLQDLVEVRVGAALDTLPGVAADIDAPFDLVFIDADKQNNPGYLDWALRLTRPGGLIIVDNVVRGGAVADPDSDRPDVRGTRTMVDAVATAVAEQRLDATALQTVGSKGYDGILLAYVR, from the coding sequence ATGGACATAGAAGGATGGACAGAAGTCGACCGCTACTTCGCCGACCGCCTGCGCCCTCGCGACCACGCCCTCACCGAGGCCGTCGCCGCCGGCTCCGAGCTCCCGCAGATCCAGGTCTCCGACCTGCTCGGCGGACTGCTCGGCGTGTTGGCCCGGACCGTCTCGGCCCGGCGCGTCCTTGAGGTCGGGACCCTGTTCGGATTCTCCGCGATCCACCTGGCCCGGGCGCTTCCCCTGGACGGCAGGCTCATCTCGCTGGAGTACTCCGCCGAGCACGCCCGGATCGCCCGGGAGAACATCGAGCGGGCCGGCCTGCAGGACCTGGTCGAGGTGCGGGTCGGGGCCGCGTTGGACACGCTGCCGGGCGTCGCCGCGGACATCGACGCACCGTTCGACCTGGTCTTCATCGACGCCGACAAGCAGAACAACCCGGGCTACCTCGATTGGGCGTTGCGCCTGACCCGGCCCGGCGGGCTGATCATCGTGGACAACGTGGTCCGCGGCGGCGCCGTCGCCGACCCCGACAGTGACCGCCCGGATGTCCGGGGCACGCGCACCATGGTCGATGCCGTCGCGACGGCGGTCGCCGAGCAGCGCCTCGACGCAACCGCATTGCAGACCGTCGGGAGCAAGGGATACGACGGCATCCTGCTCGCCTACGTGCGCTGA
- a CDS encoding PH domain-containing protein, which yields MSDPRTTVLALRPPRNRYDHRVVAWWRWSAICWTAVVALPLVILGIIIAPARTWLLGPAAVVIVIGAALAVALPQWWYAKHRWEVTEHAVYTRTGYFWQTWRVAPMSRIQTVDTTRGPLQRAFGLATVVVTTASAAGPVSIAGLDDEQATEIAHELTIVTDATPGDAT from the coding sequence ATGTCGGATCCACGGACGACCGTGCTGGCGCTGCGGCCACCACGGAACAGGTACGACCACCGCGTCGTCGCCTGGTGGCGCTGGAGCGCGATCTGCTGGACCGCGGTGGTCGCACTCCCCCTCGTGATCCTCGGCATCATCATCGCTCCGGCCCGCACCTGGCTGCTCGGGCCGGCCGCCGTCGTGATCGTGATCGGCGCAGCCCTCGCGGTGGCGCTGCCCCAGTGGTGGTACGCCAAGCACCGGTGGGAGGTGACCGAGCACGCCGTCTACACCCGCACCGGCTACTTCTGGCAGACCTGGCGGGTCGCGCCGATGAGCCGGATCCAGACGGTGGACACCACCCGCGGGCCGCTGCAGCGGGCGTTCGGGCTCGCCACCGTGGTGGTGACGACGGCGTCCGCGGCCGGCCCGGTGTCGATCGCCGGGCTCGACGACGAGCAGGCGACCGAGATCGCGCACGAGCTGACGATCGTCACCGACGCGACCCCGGGCGACGCGACGTGA
- a CDS encoding RNA polymerase-binding protein RbpA, with protein MAGGSAIRGSRVGAGPMGEAERGDAAPRVWISYWCASGHETRPSFAQEPGMVVPETWDCPRCGLPAGQDQANPPSAPKNEPYKTHLAYVKERRTDSDGAALLDEALAALRARRGG; from the coding sequence GTGGCTGGTGGTAGTGCAATTCGAGGTTCGCGCGTCGGCGCCGGACCGATGGGCGAGGCTGAGCGTGGGGACGCCGCACCGCGGGTGTGGATCTCCTACTGGTGCGCGTCGGGTCACGAGACCCGGCCGAGTTTCGCGCAGGAGCCCGGCATGGTGGTCCCGGAGACCTGGGACTGCCCACGCTGCGGGCTGCCCGCCGGTCAGGACCAGGCGAACCCGCCCTCGGCTCCCAAGAACGAGCCGTACAAGACGCACCTCGCGTACGTGAAGGAGCGTCGGACCGACTCCGACGGCGCCGCGCTCCTCGACGAGGCCCTCGCGGCCCTGCGGGCCCGGCGCGGCGGCTGA
- the tpiA gene encoding triose-phosphate isomerase: protein MAKNRTPLMAGNWKMNLDHHEATHTVQKLAWTLKDAKHDFKAVEVVVCPPFTDLRSVQTLVDSDKLEIGYGAQDISAHAKGAYTGEISAAMLAKLGVGYAVVGHSERRQYHAEDDALVGAKAKAALAADIIPIVCVGEGLQVRQAGDQVSYTLAQVDGAFDGISEQDAARSVIAYEPVWAIGTGEVATPEDAQEVCGAIRGRLAELYSAEVADAVRVLYGGSVKSGNVATIMAQPDVDGALVGGASLDPTEFAAIARYQSHDVGL from the coding sequence ATGGCAAAGAACCGCACCCCGCTGATGGCGGGGAACTGGAAGATGAACCTCGACCACCACGAGGCAACGCACACCGTCCAGAAGCTGGCCTGGACCCTCAAGGACGCGAAGCACGACTTCAAGGCCGTCGAGGTCGTGGTCTGCCCGCCGTTCACCGACCTGCGTTCGGTGCAGACCCTGGTCGACTCCGACAAGCTCGAGATCGGCTACGGCGCGCAGGACATCTCCGCGCACGCCAAGGGCGCCTACACCGGCGAGATCTCCGCGGCGATGCTGGCCAAGCTCGGCGTGGGCTACGCCGTCGTCGGTCACTCGGAGCGCCGCCAGTACCACGCTGAGGACGACGCGCTCGTGGGTGCGAAGGCCAAGGCGGCGCTGGCCGCGGACATCATCCCGATCGTCTGCGTGGGCGAGGGCCTCCAGGTCCGTCAGGCGGGCGACCAGGTGTCCTACACCCTCGCCCAGGTGGACGGTGCCTTCGACGGGATCTCCGAGCAGGATGCTGCCCGATCCGTGATCGCCTACGAGCCGGTGTGGGCCATCGGCACCGGCGAGGTCGCGACCCCGGAGGACGCCCAGGAGGTCTGCGGCGCGATCCGTGGCCGGCTCGCCGAGCTGTACTCGGCGGAGGTCGCCGACGCCGTCCGGGTCCTCTACGGCGGGTCGGTGAAGTCCGGCAACGTGGCCACGATCATGGCCCAGCCGGACGTCGACGGCGCGCTCGTCGGTGGTGCGAGTCTCGACCCGACGGAGTTCGCCGCGATCGCGCGGTACCAGTCCCACGACGTGGGTCTGTAG
- the gap gene encoding type I glyceraldehyde-3-phosphate dehydrogenase codes for MTIRVGINGFGRIGRNFYRAVLASGADIEVVGVNDLTSNETLANLLKFDSILGRLDRPVSYGEDTITVGDHTFKALAERDPSALPWGELGADIVIESTGIFTDATKAKAHIDAGAKKVIISAPAKNEDATFVVGVNHTEYDPANHHIISNASCTTNCLAPLAKVMDEKFGIVRGLMTTIHAYTADQNLQDGPHKDPRRARAAALNIVPTSTGAAKAVSLVLPQLKGKLDGYALRVPVPTGSATDLTFTASREVTVEEINAAVKEAAETDELKGLLVYSEDPLVSTDIVTDPASSIFDSGLTKVIGDQVKVVAWYDNEWGYSNRLVDLTVYVGEKL; via the coding sequence GTGACCATCCGCGTCGGAATCAACGGCTTCGGCCGCATCGGACGGAACTTCTACCGCGCCGTCCTGGCCAGCGGTGCTGACATCGAGGTCGTCGGTGTCAACGACCTGACGAGCAACGAGACCCTGGCGAACCTGCTGAAGTTCGACTCGATCCTCGGCAGGCTGGACCGACCCGTGTCCTACGGCGAGGACACCATCACCGTCGGTGACCACACGTTCAAGGCACTCGCCGAGCGTGACCCGTCCGCTCTGCCCTGGGGCGAGCTCGGTGCGGACATCGTGATCGAGTCGACCGGCATCTTCACGGACGCAACCAAGGCCAAGGCGCACATCGACGCGGGCGCCAAGAAGGTCATCATCTCCGCCCCGGCGAAGAACGAGGACGCCACCTTCGTGGTCGGTGTGAACCACACCGAGTACGACCCGGCGAACCACCACATCATCTCGAACGCGTCCTGCACCACCAACTGCCTCGCGCCGCTGGCCAAGGTCATGGACGAGAAGTTCGGCATCGTGCGTGGCCTGATGACCACGATCCACGCCTACACGGCCGATCAGAACCTGCAGGACGGCCCGCACAAGGACCCGCGTCGCGCCCGCGCCGCCGCCCTGAACATCGTCCCGACCTCCACCGGCGCGGCCAAGGCCGTGTCCCTCGTGCTCCCGCAGCTCAAGGGCAAGCTGGACGGCTACGCGCTGCGCGTGCCGGTCCCGACGGGCTCGGCCACCGACCTCACCTTCACCGCCTCCCGCGAGGTCACGGTCGAGGAGATCAACGCCGCCGTCAAGGAGGCCGCCGAGACCGACGAGCTCAAGGGCCTGCTCGTGTACTCGGAGGACCCGCTGGTCTCCACCGACATCGTCACCGACCCGGCCTCGAGCATCTTCGACTCCGGCCTGACCAAGGTGATCGGCGACCAGGTCAAGGTCGTGGCCTGGTACGACAACGAGTGGGGTTACTCGAACCGTCTCGTGGACCTCACGGTCTACGTCGGCGAGAAGCTCTGA
- a CDS encoding PH domain-containing protein produces MSAPEEESPTPPGDDGGPNPEDWHPLDRRTALVTAILLFAIFAGSSVLIVIPIWAQSDAGPAALAWCVAGTVLITAGSAVADHLRWRTTRYRLTDTRLEMHSGILFKRRRSLARERIRNVDLTANILLRAFGLVRLSIGTGEKVSESEGQSIVLDPVARAEGERLRTDLLRRAGPAADPADETALAVWSPRWIRYVPMSVFTLLIAAGAAGAVFQVAEWFGAPELPVAWARSLADRFGAWPALLGAIVVFVVAGAVGLTALGVESWWNYRLERADGALRVRRGLLTSRSTSFEESRVRGVELVEPLGIRLAGAARLDVLATGLRADAEKQDAATLVPGSPREVPLAVAERILGVPLPADLRPHPRAARNRRLFRAALVIVGLVAVVCVLVVAVRPTAFWTSVLIVAAVVGSVIAVAVAVDGARSLGHALTPDHLVARHGSIRRSTAALSRPGIIGWRIRQSVFQRRLGVLTVTATTAASRGRYSVVDVGSATGLGLADEAVPGLLRPFLMSAEPMGADTEGVGARGD; encoded by the coding sequence GTGAGCGCACCCGAGGAGGAGTCCCCCACGCCGCCGGGGGACGACGGCGGCCCGAACCCTGAGGACTGGCACCCGCTCGACCGCCGGACCGCGCTCGTCACGGCGATCCTGCTGTTCGCGATCTTCGCGGGAAGCTCGGTGCTCATCGTCATCCCGATCTGGGCACAGAGTGACGCTGGCCCGGCCGCGCTCGCCTGGTGCGTGGCCGGCACCGTGCTGATCACGGCGGGTTCCGCCGTCGCCGACCACCTGCGCTGGCGCACCACCCGGTACCGCCTCACGGACACCCGCCTGGAGATGCACAGCGGCATCCTGTTCAAGCGGCGCCGGTCCCTGGCCCGGGAGCGGATCCGGAACGTGGACCTGACCGCCAACATCCTGCTGCGGGCGTTCGGGCTGGTGCGCCTGTCCATCGGCACCGGGGAGAAGGTCAGCGAGAGCGAGGGTCAGTCGATCGTGCTCGACCCGGTCGCCAGGGCCGAGGGCGAGCGCCTGCGCACGGACCTGCTCCGCCGCGCCGGGCCCGCCGCCGATCCGGCCGACGAGACGGCGCTGGCCGTCTGGTCCCCGCGGTGGATCCGGTACGTCCCGATGTCCGTCTTCACCTTGCTGATCGCCGCCGGCGCGGCGGGCGCCGTGTTCCAGGTCGCGGAGTGGTTCGGCGCACCCGAGCTGCCGGTGGCGTGGGCGCGTTCGCTCGCGGACCGGTTCGGCGCCTGGCCCGCGCTCCTGGGTGCCATCGTGGTGTTCGTCGTGGCCGGCGCGGTCGGCCTGACCGCGCTCGGGGTGGAGTCCTGGTGGAACTACCGGCTGGAACGGGCCGACGGCGCGCTCCGGGTCCGACGCGGCCTGCTCACCTCCCGCTCGACCAGCTTCGAGGAGTCCCGGGTCCGAGGCGTTGAGCTGGTCGAGCCGCTCGGCATCCGCCTCGCGGGCGCGGCCCGCCTGGACGTGCTGGCGACCGGCCTGCGCGCGGACGCGGAGAAGCAGGACGCGGCCACGCTGGTGCCGGGATCGCCGCGGGAGGTTCCCCTCGCGGTGGCCGAACGAATCCTCGGCGTGCCGTTGCCGGCGGACCTGCGCCCGCACCCGCGCGCGGCACGCAACCGCCGCCTGTTCCGGGCCGCCCTGGTGATCGTCGGGCTCGTCGCCGTGGTCTGCGTGCTGGTCGTCGCGGTACGCCCGACGGCGTTCTGGACGTCGGTCCTGATCGTCGCCGCCGTGGTCGGCTCGGTGATCGCGGTCGCAGTCGCCGTGGACGGCGCCCGCAGCCTCGGGCACGCGCTCACGCCAGACCACCTGGTGGCCCGGCACGGCAGCATCCGACGGAGCACGGCGGCGCTGTCCCGGCCGGGGATCATCGGCTGGCGGATCCGGCAGTCCGTGTTCCAGCGCCGGCTGGGCGTGCTCACGGTGACGGCCACCACGGCCGCGAGCCGCGGCAGGTACTCCGTCGTGGATGTCGGGTCGGCCACCGGTCTCGGCCTCGCCGACGAGGCCGTGCCGGGGCTGCTGCGACCGTTCCTGATGTCGGCTGAACCGATGGGCGCCGACACGGAGGGTGTCGGCGCCCGTGGGGACTAG
- a CDS encoding FHA domain-containing protein — translation MNFDDVPARVHPGRHHLVRLPGVVAIIRTDPGTDPDAANDLLERIQTSSRTAPTAPGRDLARQLSIWLSRFEETNGVAPGFGAISASENGVAIFLYGDISVTERGADAATSPEDRVALFGKDAAFTVDRLLPWPAGALQLIADDDADGELDIPEHAADALASADGPMPAWAGFHRGVTPGGGLLFGPVTDHMSEPAVADVPAASGSHLAGPEVPVPSGPGAHGPVPGSSATLSSAAYDAEAMSDGEAMAAEPASGEAVAGGEAPADGEPMAEGAGGPPPPSGAPVSAGAQVPPPPAAGSVPAPPSVRSVPPPPPSVSSVVPPAPSAGTPVVPPAPSAGTPVVPPPPSGTPVPPPSGAPVVPPPPSAGTPAAALAPPRLSELIQDGPAEPPRAPLPPAAPAPRQTAQQRAAEKAAGVKERPQDYVQGFRCSRKHLNDPRVSFCRVCGIRMDQMTGVLVEERRPPLGLLVLDVGATFVLDDNYVLGRNPESDAAVREGTLRPVRLDDTSGALSRVHAEIRLSGWDVVLIDRGSANGTYVAATDEQSWQRLAPNQHFVLTPGTHVRVGQRTFTFESSAARLR, via the coding sequence GTGAACTTCGACGATGTCCCGGCACGGGTCCACCCGGGCCGCCATCACCTGGTGCGTCTGCCGGGGGTGGTCGCGATCATCCGCACCGACCCCGGGACCGACCCGGACGCCGCCAACGACCTGCTCGAGCGCATCCAGACGTCCTCCCGGACCGCGCCGACGGCGCCGGGGCGCGACCTTGCCCGGCAGCTGTCGATCTGGCTGAGCCGGTTCGAGGAGACGAACGGGGTCGCCCCGGGGTTCGGGGCCATCTCCGCCAGCGAGAACGGCGTCGCGATCTTCCTGTACGGCGACATCAGCGTCACCGAGCGCGGCGCTGATGCCGCGACGTCGCCCGAGGACCGGGTCGCGCTGTTCGGCAAGGATGCGGCGTTCACCGTGGACCGGCTGCTGCCGTGGCCCGCGGGTGCTCTGCAGCTGATCGCCGACGACGATGCCGACGGCGAGCTGGACATCCCCGAGCACGCCGCCGACGCGCTCGCGTCCGCCGATGGCCCGATGCCGGCCTGGGCCGGCTTCCACCGCGGCGTGACGCCCGGCGGCGGGCTGCTGTTCGGGCCGGTCACCGACCACATGAGCGAGCCGGCCGTCGCCGACGTCCCGGCCGCGTCCGGGAGCCACCTGGCCGGGCCCGAGGTGCCGGTGCCGTCCGGCCCGGGCGCCCACGGGCCCGTGCCCGGCTCGTCCGCGACCCTCTCGTCGGCCGCCTACGACGCCGAGGCGATGTCCGACGGCGAGGCGATGGCTGCCGAGCCCGCGTCCGGTGAGGCGGTGGCTGGCGGCGAGGCCCCGGCTGACGGCGAGCCGATGGCTGAGGGTGCGGGCGGTCCGCCGCCGCCGTCCGGCGCTCCGGTGTCGGCCGGTGCTCAGGTGCCGCCGCCCCCGGCGGCCGGGTCCGTACCGGCGCCGCCCTCGGTACGGTCCGTGCCGCCGCCGCCGCCCTCGGTGAGCTCTGTGGTGCCGCCGGCGCCGTCCGCCGGTACTCCGGTGGTGCCGCCGGCGCCCTCCGCCGGCACCCCGGTCGTGCCGCCGCCGCCGTCCGGTACCCCCGTGCCGCCGCCGTCCGGTGCTCCCGTGGTGCCACCGCCTCCGTCAGCGGGCACTCCCGCGGCCGCACTCGCGCCGCCACGGTTGTCCGAACTGATCCAGGACGGCCCCGCCGAGCCCCCGCGAGCGCCGCTCCCGCCGGCCGCGCCGGCTCCGCGCCAGACCGCGCAGCAGAGGGCGGCGGAGAAGGCCGCCGGCGTGAAGGAGCGCCCACAGGACTACGTCCAGGGTTTCCGATGCTCCCGCAAGCACCTCAACGACCCGCGGGTCTCGTTCTGCCGCGTCTGCGGCATCAGGATGGACCAGATGACCGGCGTGCTCGTCGAGGAGCGGCGCCCGCCGCTCGGTCTGCTGGTGCTCGACGTCGGCGCGACGTTCGTGCTGGACGACAACTACGTGCTCGGCCGCAACCCCGAGTCGGACGCCGCGGTCCGCGAGGGCACGCTTCGCCCGGTCCGGCTCGATGACACCTCGGGCGCGCTCTCCCGGGTGCACGCGGAGATCCGGCTCTCCGGCTGGGACGTCGTGCTGATCGACCGCGGTTCGGCGAACGGGACCTACGTGGCGGCCACGGACGAGCAGTCCTGGCAGCGGTTGGCACCGAACCAGCACTTCGTGCTCACCCCGGGCACGCACGTGCGGGTGGGGCAGCGGACGTTCACGTTCGAGTCTTCGGCGGCGCGCCTGCGTTGA